From the Heptranchias perlo isolate sHepPer1 chromosome 26, sHepPer1.hap1, whole genome shotgun sequence genome, one window contains:
- the LOC137342835 gene encoding oligodendrocyte transcription factor 3-like — translation MDSDAGSVSSRASSPEIDDVGRSASLSSGHNQLFQNFLSDQEDQSSDQRSQTILDNKTHSKKEMSECEMQELRLKVNCRERKRMQDLNVAMDGLREVMPYAHGPSVRKLSKIATLLLARNYILMLTSSLDEMKKLVSEVYGGHQTHFHSQRCGQVGHSAAAHVGLQPLHPMAALTNGCSSTPHPVGFLGISRSTAGHPDLLKGTTPSSPIHLSGAYRHWGGVPCPCTLCQTVPQHLPVPTSNLTCPSPDK, via the coding sequence ATGGATTCAGACGCTGGGTCAGTTTCCAGCCGGGCATCCTCGCCTGAAATTGACGACGTTGGACGAAGCGCCTCCCTCTCCTCAGGACATAACCAACTGTTTCAGAACTTCCTGAGCGACCAGGAGGACCAGAGCAGCGACCAGCGGTCACAGACGATCTTGGACAATAAGACTCATTCTAAAAAAGAGATGTCCGAATGCGAGATGCAGGAGCTGAGACTTAAAGTCAACTGCCGGGAGCGCAAACGAATGCAAGATCTGAATGTGGCCATGGACGGGCTCCGGGAGGTGATGCCTTATGCACACGGACCGTCCGTTAGAAAACTGTCCAAAATCGCTACTTTGCTCTTGGCCAGAAATTACATCCTGATGCTCACCAGCTCGCTGGACGAGATGAAGAAGCTGGTGAgcgaagtttatggagggcatcAGACTCACTTCCACTCCCAGAGGTGTGGGCAAGTTGGACATTCAGCCGCTGCCCACGTTGGTCTCCAGCCGCTGCACCCCATGGCCGCGCTGACCAATGGatgctcctccactcctcacccggTCGGTTTCCTGGGCATCAGTCGATCTACGGCCGGTCACCCCGATTTATTGAAAGGCACTACGCCGTCCTCTCCCATTCACCTGAGCGGCGCTTACAGGCACTGGGGCGGAGTGCCTTGTCCCTGCACCTTGTGTCAAACTGTCCCGCAACATCTGCCAGTCCCCACCTCAAATCTGACCTGCCCCTCACCGGACAAATAA